A window of the Zeugodacus cucurbitae isolate PBARC_wt_2022May chromosome 2, idZeuCucr1.2, whole genome shotgun sequence genome harbors these coding sequences:
- the LOC105212342 gene encoding uncharacterized protein LOC105212342 codes for MDAEEAHSIASFNSQSPPLLYSSSTSFTIQHSVNMHNIIADFQIHQRRKQNALPRKKVYIEREKLRRMEISAPMPSSSHQEPRLHQTNERQVKTNSGYEMRKSPKRNANIIQLHPKQLDRVQKQEAPSAVRFFEDCVLPELKAHLPQPKSTIDGVLNFELQPSVSGNECTYASIYEIPPAAQTFQRSDCLRNRSEDGLLNEIMQESNTRSVSVTASDKSKMMNEQTQSEDNEGVAGKITRVM; via the coding sequence ATGGACGCTGAGGAGGCACACTCGATTGCCAGTTTTAATTCACAATCCCCTCCTTTGCTGTACAGTAGCTCGACAAGTTTCACCATTCAACACAGCGtcaatatgcataatataatcgCAGACTTTCAGATCCACCAAAGGAGGAAGCAAAACGCCTTGCCTCGGAAGAAAGTATACATTGAACGTGAGAAGCTGCGTCGCATGGAAATATCAGCACCAATGCCGAGCTCATCGCACCAAGAGCCACGCTTACATCAAACAAATGAAAGGCAAGTCAAAACGAACAGCGGTTATGAAATGCGAAAATCACCCAAACGGAATGCCAATATTATTCAGTTGCATCCAAAACAATTGGATAGGGTGCAAAAACAAGAAGCCCCTTCAGCGGTAAGATTCTTCGAAGATTGTGTGCTGCCAGAACTGAAGGCACACTTACCTCAGCCCAAGTCAACTATTGATGGTGTACTCAACTTTGAGTTGCAGCCAAGTGTGTCCGGCAACGAATGTACTTATGCCAGTATTTACGAAATACCGCCCGCAGCCCAGACTTTTCAGCGCAGCGATTGCTTGAGAAACCGCAGCGAAGACGGGTTGTTGAACGAAATCATGCAGGAGAGTAATACGCGCAGCGTTTCGGTCACAGCGTCGGACAAAAGTAAAATGATGAATGAGCAGACGCAGTCGGAGGATAATGAAGGCGTCGCGGGGAAAATCACTCGAGTAATGTAA